A region of the Andrena cerasifolii isolate SP2316 chromosome 15, iyAndCera1_principal, whole genome shotgun sequence genome:
ATGCTCGCGAGAGTGGTACTTTACTTTACCTGTCCAAATGCTCTTTGGCCTTGTCCAGTTTTGACATATCTTCGTTCAAAAGGTAACGCTTCGCTCCGATTACACAGTTTCTGGTGGGAAAAAATCGAGAAGGAAACTTTGAACAGCGTTACGTATGTACAACGCACATTAAACGTACTCGTATATTTGGTGGTAGAGAGATGGAGTAAAGTCGTATTTGGCAGTGAATTGCCCTCTCTACCTCAGAGTAGGCATTGTCGGTTCGTGAATGAGATTGGTAGAATTAGAATCAGGGATGAGATACGCACTGTAAACCTTTTATCCACATGCGTCGGGGCAAGTCTCATCGCGTAGGGCAGGTTATGGTTTGATTTCGTCAGCAACGTACCGAATTTTCGATCTTATAAGAATTGAGGGCACCTTCTGCAAGgtgaatcttctctactgattGTGAGATTTTCTAATGtcactaataagatttattataaattgtagatgtgtttatacgttcgcgataaattagtaaaaaataaatgaggTTTATAATTTTCCcagacttaaggggaggttccggtctaaacatggatttttttattttttttttcgaatgttcaaccttttaggaatacgtgtttgaaaagatttgttgaaattcgtaaaatttccgaagttataggccAGGGTTGGCTAACTGGTGGCTctcgagccaccgggggcacttccgccttgctgccacgctgaacggccccctccatacctcccagactctgacgatcgcagtcaaaaagagaaggaaagaaggaggaatcgactgcgatcgtcagagtttggTCGATATGGAGGGGGGATAAAAAAAGGGAGGATAAAAAACCCctgttataggcatttgagtagcggcaaatgcatgggtaacaaccggccactcggcgcttacgtaaaactttaaacgcgttttctcgaaacagtgttctcaaaatcggtgggacctgtatctccaaaattgaaaatttttaattttgaaaggcgttgaaaggacgaaaaatatagggaaacaGTGATTTCAAAGTTGCCTCGCTAACTGCTGAGCAAGCGGCTGGCTTATCCCCACACCCGAAATATTTCGAAATACCACTTTGACCAGTGGTTGACTGACGTTACAACTTGACAAGCTATCCCTCTACCACCAGGTATACATCCGATGCCTCGCAGAGACAGGTTCGCGTGACTTACGTCAAATATTCTAACTCATCAATGTTGCTGTAGTCGAAACCAAAGATCCCACGCTCCGGCATTGGCACGTCCTTTGTCAGGATGTTCTTCAAGTTGGTGTTGCGAAAGGcccattcattatttaaaaaatgactcAGTTTTTGCGTGGCGGAATATACCTGTTTCTGAATCTTGAGGAGCCTGCGAGGGAAGACATGGATACAGcaaatgagagaaagagagctaTGTGCCGTGTATTCGCTTACATCGGTTGACTGCCTTTCAATTTTAGGAGTCCGTCTAAGAGCAGAGCCGGCAAGAGATGAAGAAACAAGGTCAGCACGTAATAGTAGAGGGGATTGCCCGTCAAGGTGGTTCGGGGATACCAGATGGTTCCTTCGAGGGGTATTTTTTCGTTAATCGTGAAACCCATTGATACCATGTTTTCCTGAAGAACATGACGGATCTCGTAGAACGAGCAGTTGTAAACGTGAACCTCCGGATCCTCGGTTACCCTGCAACAGCATTAATTCACTTAACCTTGGTAAATCTGAGAGATGACCGGCGCGAGGAAAGTTTCTTCGTACGTGACTCGCCCCCGTTTCCACGCGGCCGTCACCGTGGCTTTAGTAGATACGTCGACGGGGATGAAATCGGAGGCAACATCTGGCCTTCCACCGGAGACGCGCAATATTCCCTTCCCGCCGAGTACCATCATCCCCACCGGACCGTTGAAGTTGTCCAGCCAGCCAGGCATCGGCTCAAACATCGTCGACACCACTGTTCAACGAAACAATGCTTTTTTATTGCCAGCGTTGCTACGGATCAGTGCCGTCTTAACATAGGGGCGAAAGAGGCGGCCTccggaaaaattggaaaattaaaaaaactgggGTTGTAAAAGCCAGAAAAGAATTGGAAATGGGCCCTCCAAATGcgacggaaagaaaataatacaccaaaatttagatttcaaaatgGGGGCCCTTTTCTCGTGGAATGTaccccacgtttaatcttatttatttaattgcttTAATACTCATTCACTTCGCGTGTTAACGCGGTGTTTtccattttctttaatttagaataatttacgGGGCCTCATATGGGGCTCGCCTCAGGGAccccgaaaacgataagacggcactgcTGTGCATACGAATGTTGCTGTAAATCGGCGAAAGTGccatttcatgctgacgctcgaagctctttttgagcgtcaaaaccaatcacgtgaccgacgctcaacTAATGAACGAGCGCGAGTCAGAGTGAATGAGCGTCAAGCGGAAGAGCTGAAAAtcacgtggaccgatcacgtgaagGTGATGCTGATGCtggacgctcgttttgagcgttaaaaccagtcacgtgatcggtccacgtgactttcagcGTCAAGCGAAAAAGCTAACCTCGATTTAGCTTTTCCCCTAGGACGCTAGACGCTCGTTCGTTGGTTGAGCGTCGatcacgtgattggttttgacgctcaaaacgagcgtcatCATGAGAGTGCACCTTGATGCTTTACCTATCGACGGTCGGACAATCACACTAGGCAGACGTTTCGAGTAGTCGGCAATCACTTGCTCTGCCAGTCGTTTGCTGAATGTATATGTATTCGGCATCGATCCCACGTACCTACAGCGAAACATTTATTAGCGTCCtttccaatatttttctatCCTTAAATGATCTCGCGCCTTAAATAAGCCCGAGTCAACTCACTTGGAGGTAAAAGCTCGTATAGTGTGCGCGTCCAGCGATTCAGCCATGTGAATGGCATCTCTCCAGTCGAGAATCGGCGGATAAACGATCTCTTCCACCACCGGCTTATCGGACTGAGCGTACGCGGAGCTAACGTGTACCAACGCCTGTCGAACGCAAATTCGATCGGCGTTAATAGACGAGAGAAAAGAATTTGGGTGAATCGCGAGTCGGAGTTCTACTTGCCGCCAAGTTCTTCGTGTCTTCCGCCAGAATGCAAACGTCCCTGGTGCTTCGGCAGTTCAATAGAATGTCCTTCTTCAGATCGTCATCGAATCGAACGTTCGCGGCAACATGAAAGATCACCGACACGCGGCTGATAATAGTCTTTCTGTCAATCGCGGATATACCCAGCCCGTCAACGCCCGTGTCACTGAGAACGGGAATTAGCTTCGAGATGTAGGATGGCCTCTCTTTCCGTAACGTGTCGAACAGCTACGAAACAAACCGTACAGTAACTCGCCCGCTCGCCGCATTTCCAGCTTACCGGTAACTGAAACTCCTTCCTCAGTCTCTCGTCTATGGACAGTCCCTTCTTCGACCGCATAAACAGATATATCTCTCGGACATCAGGGCAGGATCTGAGCAGCTTCTCGACCAGCACTTTGCCGAGAAATCCGCTACCACCTGTAATTAGGATACTCCTTCCGGCGTAAAATCCGGCTATCGAGGACCCATCTCTCGATATCTTGCCGCTTTCTTCGTCACCGTGGACCTAGGGTCGAAAGGTATTGTGGATCGTTGAATTTGGCGCGCTTAAAACGCTCGGAAGTAGGGGATACCTCTTTCGATATTTAACAAACTTACTGCCATTGTAAACGAATATACACGAACTGTTGTTGCAGTGACAGTATCGCTGACACTGGCAGTGGCttcgtttttcttctttcctccacGGTCCCTTCGTTTCCTGTCCGGAAGAAACAAGAATAATAGCACTTATTTACCAATAATTGTATTCCGGTTCACCGGTTTAAAGATCGAAACCTTGCTTACCCATCCGCCCATTGTTAGCCATCGTCCTTGTAAGAATGAAATAGCAAATAACTGCAACAATGAAAATTATGATGACTCATTGGCTCTATGTACTAGGTGTACCGGATGTAATTGTAGCTCTAACGTCTAATGTTATATAAGTAGATGAATATGTACATACTTACATGCGTGCTGATTACAGTGCTTCCTCTTTACAACTGCATCGTTTTTATTAGATTCGACAAATGCTGTCGACATActgtttgtttaaaaataaatcgtgaATCTCCAGGTATTTCGTACACTCGGACAAGAATTTTCCGCGGATTGTAACGTGGACCCTAATTTTCTCTTCTGcctggaaatattatttttttcgtgtTAGATTACATTTGAAAGGCGCGATAATATGTAATTGATAAGTGTGGCGGTCTCGAGCGACCGTGGCCGAATGTCTCCGCCAGATGGCCACTCAACTGGACTCCCTCTCGCAAGTCCTCATTCATCCGCATTTACGAATATACACGAGTTCCGTCCCAGTTGGTCAGAGCAATAATgaacgtcggcgtcgcgtctGAGCTCCTTGTCCTACGGAACTGTGTCCTCGGAGAGTCTCCTTTTTAGCCTCGCGAGGTTTCCTTGACGCGTCACGCTGCTCGAAAGGAAGGTTGGAAGGGGAAATATGCGCGTGAAAGAGGGGCCACCCCCTATGGCTGGACAGAGAGCGCTGTTTTTACAATATCTCGTAAAATCTAGTGTTACCACATTTGATTCATACAATGTCACGACAGCGAATGTCGCGTCAAAAACGTACCTTTAATGAGCAATGTTGCATAATGACCCTTCGAGGAAATCGCAcctttacataatattttttaccctaattttcaattaatacaaattctatcataataatgttccagaaaagtaattttagtttaaatttcccgaaaccgagttaaatgagtcatataaacctttaaaagaattttaataactggaaaaatcaatgtaaaaaatattacttaagGAGAGGGTTGcgatatcaaatcttacgaatttttatactgggggagggagggggtaagaaatcgccaaaattattcTTACGTAATTTACGAACGGCCCCTAGGAATAGTTGGAATACTAACAGGGCCCGATATAAAGAGAAACTTAAAATCcagaaaaaagtaaaacttagagaaaaaaaaacagtaaaaaagtaAGGAaaacat
Encoded here:
- the LOC143377031 gene encoding fatty acyl-CoA reductase 1-like: MAVHGDEESGKISRDGSSIAGFYAGRSILITGGSGFLGKVLVEKLLRSCPDVREIYLFMRSKKGLSIDERLRKEFQLPLFDTLRKERPSYISKLIPVLSDTGVDGLGISAIDRKTIISRVSVIFHVAANVRFDDDLKKDILLNCRSTRDVCILAEDTKNLAALVHVSSAYAQSDKPVVEEIVYPPILDWRDAIHMAESLDAHTIRAFTSKYVGSMPNTYTFSKRLAEQVIADYSKRLPSVIVRPSIVVSTMFEPMPGWLDNFNGPVGMMVLGGKGILRVSGGRPDVASDFIPVDVSTKATVTAAWKRGRVTVTEDPEVHVYNCSFYEIRHVLQENMVSMGFTINEKIPLEGTIWYPRTTLTGNPLYYYVLTLFLHLLPALLLDGLLKLKGSQPMLLKIQKQVYSATQKLSHFLNNEWAFRNTNLKNILTKDVPMPERGIFGFDYSNIDELEYLTNCVIGAKRYLLNEDMSKLDKAKEHLDRMWWIDRIVNGCCIVLLLWIFGKIGIFSYIFAPLQSLANGSIFNE